The following proteins come from a genomic window of Tenebrio molitor chromosome 9, icTenMoli1.1, whole genome shotgun sequence:
- the LOC138138199 gene encoding uncharacterized protein yields the protein MQLSELGRPFTGGSWCGSSSGPAAYYSETSTVTVTVKLFGSPQIPFKFSLRYRFVSRREAVVRFGSPAAPLERGQVAPGTYCTRQFEECYRKPCRLQSPNYPGMYPRNVSCYWSLRQKFVPTCKHAMIAVRQEAAHKMHMKRSINVAGLNKTARALRAWRDCTGERDHLIFYDGGSTNDPVLAKYCGGDWLPKVVSRGPEMLVAFHSSPFSIPLHSPPSHSPLRGFELDVDVIFADSDSLDYSRHSQCEFDVNATSPDSDEIWTGRGRKGRLVSPRHSLPPNTTCTYRFQGYPHDLVWISFVSYSQRALLVGESAHALLSNSSFGGGCSTRLRVWDGALLLEDKCDEPPRLCDHSALTNATRVTRPCTLDESYLSTGRTLVLQHHTEDGTALHPASFRMKYEFVDTRLGGEAWPGRETETCHRIFKKHHLGELTAPRNVFLYGRGGAKDLHCVYRFEADLGERVRLVVNNASFGLSPSCETLTDPHSGRPVCEHYTTFKVTELSVWELPWKDVRLPRGCICDNSSLTSKPLVFLSASRILELHFTARDMNITEDFTVLHFHATFEAVKMPDCPRKQRVRGYGGDVQFNTPPIDRSEMLCAGMPWLVEARHNRSLFLLSWGAFLPLKPRLEEPTRCPTTNRVLIYSGRPPKLVRAVCPAEPGARPLAVHVFSEEWWGEGLAVIHQRPPNFLVEWVGSEPGISAFSWLEISRSRSSLLQQLQVPVNASANETDFECPHKCPELDACISASLWCDGKDHCPSGWDESEAQCGATSKLLTSLPGAALAAAAAVISSVALLVCLTLHRLRARRRRRLAKKKLLTGPRRHFVPPLLRFREGEVAASPTSEQTRDNRNKTTPRNW from the exons ATGCAGCTGAGCGAGCTGGGCCGCCCCTTCACCGGCGGCTCTTGGTGCGGCTCGTCCTCCGGCCCCGCCGCCTACTACAGCGAGACCTCCACCGTAACGGTCACGGTGAAGCTGTTCGGCTCGCCGCAGATCCCCTTCAAGTTCTCGCTGCGTTACAGATTCGTGTCTCGTCGCGAGGCCGTGGTTCGTTTCGGTTCACCCGCCGCCCCCCTCGAACGCGGCCAGGTGGCCCCCGGGACTTACTGCACCCGGCAGTTCGAGGAGTGCTACCGGAAGCCGTGCCGCCTCCAGTCGCCCAACTACCCGGGAATGTACCCGAGGAACGTGTCGTGCTACTGGAGCCTCCGCCAAAAATTCGTACCGACTTGTAAGCACGCCATGATCGCCGTGAGGCAAGAGGCGGCGCACAAGATGCACATGAAACGCTCCATCAACGTGGCGGGGTTGAACAAGACGGCAAGGGCGTTGCGGGCGTGGAGGGACTGTACGGGGGAGAGAGACCACTTGATTTTTTACGACGGGGGTAGCACCAACGACCCGGTCTTGGCCAAGTACTGCGGGGGGGATTGGCTCCCGAAAGTGGTGTCCAGAGGTCCCGAGATGCTTGTAGCTTTTCACTCTTCACCCTTCAGCATACCTTTGCATTCGCCCCCGTCGCACTCGCCCCTCCGCGGTTTTGAACTAGACGTGGACGTCATTTTCGCCGACTCGGACTCTTTGGATTACTCCAGGCACAGTCAATGCGAGTTCGATGTGAACGCCACGAGTCCCGACAGCGACGAGATCTGGACCGGGAGAGGGCGCAAGGGACGTCTGGTCAGTCCCAGACACTCCCTCCCCCCGAACACAACCTGCACCTACCGGTTTCAAGGCTACCCCCACGATTTGGTCTGGATCAGTTTCGTGTCGTACAGCCAACGGGCGTTACTCGTGGGGGAAAGCGCTCACGCCCTCCTCAGCAACAGCTCCTTCGGGGGAGGCTGCTCCACGAGACTCCGCGTCTGGGACGGTGCCCTCCTCTTGGAGGACAAATGCGACGAACCGCCGCGACTCTGCGACCACAGCGCCCTGACCAACGCGACTCGCGTGACCAGACCGTGCACTTTAGACGAGAGTTATCTCTCCACTGGGAGAACGCTGGTCCTCCAGCACCACACCGAAGACGGTACCGCCCTCCATCCGGCTTCCTTCCGCATGAAGTACGAGTTCGTGGACACCAGACTCGGGGGAGAGGCCTGGCCGGGGCGCGAAACTGAGACTTGTCACCGCATCTTCAAGAAGCACCATTTGGGGGAGCTGACGGCGCCAAGAAACGTGTTCTTGTACGGCCGCGGAGGGGCGAAGGACTTGCACTGTGTGTACAGGTTTGAAGCTGACTTGGGGGAGCGTGTGAGATTGGTCGTGAACAACGCCTCGTTCGGATTGAGTCCCTCATGCGAGACTCTTACCGACCCGCACAGCGGCAGACCCGTGTGCGAACACTACACGACCTTCAAAGTGACAGAGCTGAGCGTATGGGAGTTGCCATGGAAGGATGTAAGGTTGCCGCGCGGTTGTATATGTGATAACTCCTCGTTAACTAGTAAACCGTTAGTGTTCTTGTCCGCCTCTAGGATTCTAGAGTTGCATTTCACTGCCAGAGATATGAACATAACCGAGGACTTTACAGTTCTGCACTTTCACGCCACTTTTGAAGCTGTCAAGATGCCGGATTGTCCGAGGAAACAAAGAGTGAGAGGTTACGGAG GTGACGTCCAGTTCAACACGCCCCCGATCGACCGCAGCGAGATGCTCTGCGCGGGGATGCCGTGGCTGGTGGAGGCGCGCCACAATCGCAGCCTCTTCCTGCTGAGCTGGGGCGCGTTCCTGCCGCTGAAGCCGCGCCTGGAGGAGCCCACCCGCTGCCCCACCACCAACCGCGTCCTCATCTACTCCGGCCGGCCCCCCAAGCTGGTCCGCGCGGTTTGTCCGGCCGAGCCCGGAGCCAGACCCCTTGCCGTCCACGTCTTCAGCGAGGAGTGGTGGGGCGAGGGCCTCGCCGTGATCCACCAGCGGCCGCCGAACTTCCTCGTCGAGTGGGTGGGCAGCGAGCCCGGCATCTCCGCCTTCAGCTGGCTGGAGATCTCCCGGTCGAGGTCGTCGCTGCTGCAGCAGCTCCAGGTCCCGGTCAACGCCAGCGCCAACGAGACCGACTTCGAATGCCCGCACAAGTGCCCCGAGCTGGACGCCTGCATCAGCGCCTCGCTCTGGTGCGACGGCAAGGATCACTGTCCGTCGGGATGGGACGAGTCGGAGGCGCAGTGCGGCGCCACCTCCAAGCTGCTGACGTCGCTGCCGGGAGCAGCGTTGGCGGCCGCAGCGGCCGTCATCTCGTCGGTGGCGCTTCTCGTCTGCCTCACCCTGCACAGGCTGCGCGCCAGGCGCAGGCGGCGGCTCGCCAAGAAGAAGCTCCTCACCGGACCGAG AAGACACTTCGTGCCCCCGCTGCTCCGATTCCGCGAAGGTGAAGTCGCCGCAAGCCCGACGAGTGAACAGACTAGAGACAATCGCAACAAAACCACCCCCCGAAACTGGTAA
- the LOC138138764 gene encoding uncharacterized protein, which produces MKTVITVLMLWGAKILLVASNAAGPVGPIKLYEFGPCSEDVNNIDLTMQLNTEADKSNSVTFSFNMPHDFGDELMLSLVAEKWENNAWKEDAFTESDRNFMEFANEHLEVVWENFRQALEPQIEDSNLFPAGEYSIKGHKESYQNIGLPQILYGRFRAEISIYTEEEDLVCLKVEAETYPP; this is translated from the exons ATGAAAACTGTCATAACAGTGTTGATGCTCTGGGGGGCAAAAATCCTTCTTGTCGCTTCCAATGCA GCTGGTCCCGTCGGTCCCATAAAACTCTACGAATTCGGACCATGTTCTGAAGACGTCAACAATATAGACCTCACGATGCAACTGAATACTGAAGCGGACAAAAGTAACAGCGTCACATTTTCCTTCAATATGCCACATGATTTCGGTGATGAGTTAATG tTATCGCTTGTGGCTGAGAAATGGGAGAACAACGCCTGGAAGGAAGATGCTTTTACGGAGAGCGACAGAAATTTCATGGAGTTCGCCAATGAACATCTGGAGGTGGTTTGGGAAAATTTCAGACAAGCGTTGGAACCCCAAATCGAAGATTCGAACCTGTTCCCGGCA GGAGAGTATTCCATAAAGGGACACAAAGAAAGCTATCAGAATATCGGCTTGCCTCAAATTCTATATGGAAGATTTCGGGCCGAGATATCTATCTATACAGAGGAGGAGGATTTAGTTTGTCTGAAAGTGGAAGCCGAGACCTATCCGCCCTAA
- the elg1 gene encoding enhanced level of genomic instability 1, which translates to MRAMKDVALCSENNVSSEERKVCENSANEIEESVTVGAFLTSEKESEEKKNRKRKKKSRKSDLASQKDCSSGGSSKKVGNGDSANGNEGASFVEKENTNVNVTSPKMDAFQFMMNSRHKSIGRNSPGREIDDSDDFTGNVPVKKQMQGRKKMLESWAEAKGALKRKREYEEIGNCIDRKLVKRGEKLKKMLKIECHSDDEVITKKKRCAVLESDSENSNDVVFMEVKSEKKSSVKGNRRVRNGRNGRLSLHKKDDGLDCDDCEEGKLTKKSVKMWKFKIKLNMEENSKKEEFSEDENDDASQVQGDGTLSETVQSETVSESQNEIVNEDAALGGSEKTNVTNVIESEITSTQNGVTIEECEKDLNSSRRVLRARRSQPKMYEEYVLSDFDEDEKKPSKNNKREKKKIVKVAPVFLKAKPKPKLDPEVVEARRQFLMSGIPSSLKKEMERQQCNEEIDFDVFPTVSHVQQISPNNVFWNLPKTELILKDIEPVKMEFDYLGTKLFATESLDQMNLKEIDIPDRMKNCKKIIRVIKSQNPNYPVYRTFKTVYNKSGYRVERVEVEEKKEERKSPPKRRGRKKKNSLDKNVEVVASVATKVDESLNVHAMWTEKYKPKASTEVVGNHSAVSSLKEWLTNWLNMTKNVRTKKNCSDDESDFDITDSDSRDSTRTNGNTVIVRGPTGSGKTAAVYAVCNELGFNILEVNASSKRTGKRLLQELQEATQSHQVRKKGNLLSFAKEVKKEEPSNPKMCVLLVEDVDVVFEQDEGFSAALSQIIATSKRPIILTTTDEPSSGVQRVISDHHTISFAPLPSILSTWLQIVCLVEGCYVHKDSLDELLSYNRGDIRRTLLQLQLWVSSGGQPYKTEKIEVVTDVDLDKEVKTEDDISNISDLRLDARNESDEDVNVHYDCISCGRVMKKYKSFSLPRCNNFEVIWWNLPTILNLPNYSNVRLDRNNSCDSPQSTTRSEKSKLNSLCDVYDSLAFADVISDKSQFHESLERRWRTKPKNGLGLEENTSDYTDHEFRDDLGHTLLTGRIKLYKEKYEETSSGISISVPVPAERRWRSKQISGDERLQSALLQSDLLARKSLALDYMPVLRTMARSESERAAINTKRGNRFYNYLKNLSVSGGETTYKLACDVFRDFK; encoded by the exons ATGAGAGCGATGAAGGACGTAGCGTTATGCTCGGAGAACAATGTAAGTTCGGAGGAAAGAAAAGTGTGTGAGAATTCGGCGAATGAAATCGAAGAAAGTGTGACTGTTGGTGCTTTTTTGACCAGTGAGAAAGAGAgtgaagaaaagaaaaacagaaaacgCAAAAAGAAATCCCGAAAGTCGGATCTTGCGAGTCAAAAAGATTGTTCAAGTGGTGGGTCAAGTAAAAAAGTTGGTAATGGTGATAGCGCAAATGGGAATGAAGGTGCTTCATTTGTTGAAAAGGaaaatacaaatgttaatGTCACGAGCCCCAAAATGGACGCGTTTCAGTTTATGATGAACAGTCGGCATAAGAGCATTGGGAGAAATTCACCGGGGAGAGAGATTGATGATTCAGATGACTTTACAGGCAATGTTCCAGTTAAGAAACAGATGCAGGGGAGAAAGAAAATGTTGGAAAGTTGGGCTGAGGCTAAAGGGGCCTTGAAAAGAAAGAGGGAATATGAAGAAATTGGAAATTGTATTGATCGCAAACTTGTTAAGAGGGgagaaaaacttaaaaaaatgctCAAGATTGAGTGTCATAGTGATGATGAGGTTAtcacaaagaaaaaaagatgTGCAGTGCTTGAGTCAGACAGTGAAAATAGTAATGATGTAGTGTTTATGGAAGTAAAGAGTGAGAAAAAATCTAGTGTTAAAGGGAATAGAAGAGTCAGAAATGGAAGAAATGGCAGATTGTCTTTGCATAAAAAGGATGATGGTTTAGATTGTGATGATTGTGAGGAGGggaaattgacaaaaaagtcAGTGAAAAtgtggaaatttaaaataaaattgaatatgGAGGAGAACAGCAAGAAAGAGGAATTTTCAGAGGATGAAAATGATGATGCTTCACAAGTGCAGGGTGATGGAACACTTAGTGAAACAGTTCAGAGTGAGACAGTATCAGAATCTCAAAATGAGATAGTGAATGAGGATGCTGCATTGGGTGGAAGTGAGAAAACAAATGTCACTAATGTGATTGAGAGTGAGATCACATCAACTCAAAATGGTGTAACAATAGAAGAATGTGAGAAAGATCTCAACAGCAGTAGAAGAGTCTTGCGAGCTAGAAGATCCCAACCCAAAATGTATGAAGAGTATGTTTTGTCTGACTTTGACGAGGATGAGAAAAAACCCTCCAAAAACAATAAacgtgaaaagaaaaaaatcgttaAGGTAGCTCCAGTATTTCTAAAAGCTAAACCAAAGCCAAAATTGGATCCAGAAGTAGTTGAAGCAAGAAGACAGTTCTTGATGAGTGGTATACCTTCTTCTTTGAAGAAAGAAATGGAGAGACAGCAGTG CAATGAAGAAatcgattttgacgtttttccaaCCGTGAGCCACGTACAGCAGATATCGCCGAATAACGTCTTTTGGAATTTACCTAAAACTGAATTAATATTAAAGGACATAGAACCAGTAAAAATGGAATTTGACTATTTAGGAACGAAATTATTTGCCACTGAGAGTTTAGATCAGAtgaatttgaaagaaattgaCATTCCGGATAgaatgaaaaattgtaaaaaaattattagagTAATTAAGTCTCAAAATCCCAACTATCCAGTTTACAGAACTTTTAAAACTGTGTATAACAAGAGTGGCTACAGAGTCGAGAGAGTAGAAGTCGAggaaaagaaagaagaaagaaagagCCCCCCTAAACGTCGAGGTCGCAAAAAAAAGAATTCTTTGGATAAAAATGTGGAAGTTGTGGCTTCTGTGGCGACAAAAGTCGACGAAAGTTTAAATGTTCATGCCATGTGGACGGAAAAATATAAACCCAAAGCGTCAACAGAAGTCGTTGGTAATCACAGTGCAGTGTCTTCGTTGAAAGAGTGGTTAACAAATTGGCTAAATATGACAAAAAACGTgagaacaaagaaaaattgttccgacGACGAATCAGATTTCGACATTACCGACAGTGACAGTCGTGACAGTACAAGAACGAATGGCAACACTGTAATCGTGAGAGGCCCAACTGGTTCTGGCAAGACCGCGGCAGTTTACGCCGTCTGCAACGAACTCGGATTTAACATTCTCGAAGTAAACGCATCTAGTAAGAGGACAG gtAAACGACTCCTGCAGGAGCTCCAAGAAGCCACCCAGTCCCACCAAGTTCGCAAAAAGGGCAACTTACTGTCGTTCGCCAAAGAAGTGAAGAAAGAAGAACCGTCGAACCCGAAAATGTGCGTCTTGTTGGTCGAAGATGTGGACGTAGTTTTTGAACAAGACGAAGGCTTCAGTGCTGCCCTCTCGCAGATCATTGCCACAAGCAAGCGTCCGATTATTCTCACCACCACAGACGAACCGTCTTCTGGTGTACAAAGAGTAATTAGCGATCATCACACGATCTCTTTCGCTCCGTTGCCGTCCATTTTGTCCACTTGGTTGCAAATAGTGTGTCTAGTCGAAGGTTGTTACGTTCACAAGGACTCGCTCGACGAGTTGTTAAGCTACAACAGGGGCGACATCAGGCGGACGTTGCTGCAATTACAACTGTGGGTCAGTTCGGGGGGGCAACCGTACAAAACTGAAAAGATCGAGGTCGTCACCGACGTTGATCTGGACAAAGAAGTCAAGACGGAAGACGACATTTCAAATATATCAGATTTGAGATTGGATGCGAGGAACGAAAGTGACGAAGATGTCAATGTTCATTACGATTGCATCAGTTGCGGTCGAGtgatgaaaaaatacaaatcgtTCAGTTTGCCCCGATGTAACAACTTCGAGGTGATCTGGTGGAACTTGCCCACAATTTTAAATCTACCGAACTATTCGAATGTGCGACTGGATCGCAACAACAGTTGTGACAGTCCGCAAAGTACAACTCGctcggaaaaatcaaaattgaactCTCTGTGTGACGTTTACGATTCGTTAGCATTCGCCGACGTAATATCAGATAAGAGTCAGTTTCACGAGAGCCTGGAACGAAGATGGCGAACGAAACCGAAAAATGGTTTAGGACTAGAAGAAAACACGAGTGACTACACTGATCACGAGTTTCGTGACGATTTAGGTCACACCTTACTAACCGGAAGGATAAAACTGTACAAAGAAAAGTACGAAGAGACCTCTAGCGGGATCAGCATTTCGGTACCGGTGCCAGCAGAGCGAAG GTGGCGCTCAAAACAGATTTCTGGCGACGAGCGGTTACAAAGCGCCCTCTTACAGTCGGACTTGTTGGCACGAAAGTCACTGGCGCTGGATTACATGCCCGTGTTGCGAACCATGGCGAGGTCTGAGTCTGAGCGCGCCGCCATTAATACGAAACGAGGAAATCGGTTCtacaattatttgaaaaatttgagcGTCAGTGGGGGCGAAACCACATACAAATTAGCGTGTGACGTGTTCAgagattttaaatga